Proteins from one Toxotes jaculatrix isolate fToxJac2 chromosome 13, fToxJac2.pri, whole genome shotgun sequence genomic window:
- the poc1bl gene encoding polypeptide N-acetylgalactosaminyltransferase 4 — protein MRGRCSRKLGVLAKAGFLLWLLWLGYLLLARSSFPSSSSVEEDDEDHELRARQLSIEESGADGQLARPLYTKPPPDNSAPGEWGRATHLNLSPEEKKQEQDTVERYAINIYVSDKISLHRHIQDHRMNECRSKKFDYRRLPTTSVIIAFYNEAWSTLLRTIHSVLETTPAILLREIILIDDYSDRGYLKSQLADYISNLKRVRLIQTNKREGLVRARLIGATYATGDVLTFLDCHCECVPGWIEPLLERIGENASTIVCPVIDTIDWNTFEFYMQTDEPMIGGFDWRLTFQWHSVPEVERKRRKSRIDPIRSPTMAGGLFAVSKAYFEYLGTYDMGMEVWGGENLELSFRVWQCGGSLEIHPCSHVGHVFPKKAPYARPNFLQNTVRAAEVWMDSYKQHFYNRNPPARKESYGDISERLLLREKLKCNSFDWYLKNIYPDLHVPEDREGWHGAVRSSGIHSECLDYNAPDHSPTGAHLSLFGCHGQGGNQYFEYTSQKEIRFNSVTELCAEVLEGQTSIGMRHCPRDGELKPPSIVWEFRKDGTIYHPHSDMCVTAYRTPEGRTDTQMRRCVPGDKTQQWKFEW, from the exons ATGAGGGGGCGTTGCTCTCGAAAATTGGGCGTGCTGGCCAAGGCTGGcttcctgctgtggctgctgtggctgGGCTACCTTTTGTTAGCACGCTCCTCTTTcccgtcctcttcctctgtAGAGGAGGACGATGAGGACCACGAACTTCGGGCGAGACAGCTCTCCATAGAGGAGAGCGGGGCTGATGGGCAGCTGGCTAGGCCTCTCTACACTAAGCCACCACCAGACAACAGCGCGCCAGGAGAGTGGGGTCGAGCCACACATCTCAACCTCAGTCCTGAGGAAAAGAAACAGGAGCAAGACACTGTAGAGCGCTACGCTATCAATATCTATGTCAGTGACAAGATTTCCCTCCATCGGCATATACAGGACCACAGGATGAATGA aTGTCGAAGTAAGAAGTTTGACTACCGGCGTTTACCCACCACCTCTGTGATCATAGCCTTCTACAACGAGGCCTGGTCCACCCTGTTGAGGACTATTCACAGCGTGCTGGAGACCACGCCTGCCATCCTGCTGAGGGAGATCATCCTCATCGATGACTACAGTGACCGAG GCTACTTGAAATCCCAGCTAGCTGACTACATCAGTAATCTGAAGCGTGTGCGGCTCATCCAGACCAACAAAAGAGAAGGGCTGGTCCGGGCACGTCTCATTGGCGCCACCTATGCTACTGGCGATGTATTGACATTTCTCGATTGCCACTGTGAGTGCGTCCCTGGCTGGATCGAGCCTCTGCTAGAAAG GATCGGTGAGAACGCCAGTACCATTGTGTGCCCTGTGATTGACACTATCGACTGGAACACTTTTGAGTTTTACATGCAAACAGATGAGCCAATGATCGGGGGGTTTGACTGGAGACTCACCTTTCAGTGGCACTCGGTCCCTGAAGTGGAACGCAAGAGGCGCAAGTCTCGCATTGACCCCATCAG ATCTCCTACAATGGCAGGCGGATTATTTGCTGTGAGCAAGGCCTACTTTGAGTACCTGGGCACATATGACATGGGCATGGAGGTGTGGGGAGGAGAAAACCTGGAGCTCTCCTTCAGG GTGTGGCAGTGTGGGGGCAGCCTGGAGATTCACCCCTGCTCTCATGTGGGCCACGTGTTCCCTAAAAAGGCCCCTTATGCACGTCCCAACTTCCTCCAGAATACTGTACGAGCCGCAGAGGTTTGGATGGACTCTTATAAACAACACTTCTACAACAGGAATCCCCCGGCCAGAAAG GAAAGCTATGGGGATATCTCTGAGCGGCTGCTGCTGAGGGAGAAGCTGAAGTGCAACAGCTTTGACTGGTACCTGAAGAACATCTACCCCGACCTACATGTACCTGAGGACAGGGAGGGCTGGCACGGGGCT GTGCGTAGCTCAGGGATACATTCAGAGTGTCTGGACTACAACGCTCCAGATCACAGTCCCACAGGTGCCCACCTTTCTCTGTTTGGCTGCCATGGCCAGGGAGGCAACCAG TACTTTGAATACACATCTCAGAAGGAGATCCGTTTCAACTCGGTGACGGAGCTGTGTGCCGAAGTGCTCGAAGGACAGACCTCCATCGGGATGAGGCACTGTCCTCGTGACGGGGAGCTCAAACCTCCCAGTATCGTCTGGGAGTTCAGGAAG GACGGGACCATCTACCATCCTCATTCAGACATGTGTGTGACAGCCTACCGCACGCCGGAGGGCCGCACAGACACCCAGATGAGACGGTGCGTCCCGGGAGACAAAACCCAGCAGTGGAAGTTTGAGTGgtag